CGTTGCCGTAACCTTGTTGTCAATCCAGATTTATATGCAGTTGGGACTTTCCGACGCAGAAATAACTTTCTACACCTCTTGGTTTTATCTTCCGTGGGTAATAAAACCCCTGTGGAGTCCGTTCCTTGATTTGGTAAAGACAAAACGTTGGTGGATAACGGCTATGCAGCTTCTTCTGGGAGCAGCCTTCGGAGGAGTGGCTTTCGTGATAGACACGGACTGGTGGTTGCAGGGCTCGATATGCTTCTTTTGGCTGCTGGCTTTTTCCAGTGCCACGCACGATGTAGGGGCAGACGGATTCTATATGCTCGGTCTTGCAGAAAGAGAACAGGCTTTCTTCGTGGGTATCCGTTCAACATTCTATCGTGTGTCAATGGTAGTCGGAAAGGGTGGTCTGATAGCATTGGCAGGACTGCTTCAAAAGAGTATGGATGTTCAACTGAGTTGGGCACTGATATTCTATGGGCTTACGGCATTCTTCATCGGATTGTCCCTATACCACAAGTTTGTTTTGCCTAAGCCGAGCGAAGATGCCGAACACTATAAACTTACTGCTGGAGAACTGCTTAGGGAATTTGGGGCAACCTTTGCTTCTTTCTTTTTGAAAAAGCAGATATGGGTGGCTATTGCCTTCCTGTTGCTCTATCGCTTGCCGGAGGCTTTGCTCACGCCGGTGTCGCCTCTGTTCCTTCAGGGAAAAAGAACGGACGGAGGATTGGCTCTGAGTCTGGAGGAATTCGGAATCGTGAATGGAACGGTTGGCGTTTTAGGATTGCTCTTGGGAGGAATACTCGGAGGTATTGTGGCAAGTAGGGGAGGGTTGAAGAAGTGGCTTTGGCCAATGACCGTTGCCATCACGTTGCCTAATATTGCCTACGTGTATCTGGCATTCGAGATTCCCGAAAGCATCTGGGCTATCAGCACGGCTGTTTTCATAGAGAATTTCGGCTATGGATTCGGTTTCAGTGCCTATATGCTGTTTATGATTTATTTCAGTCAGGGCGAACACAAGACAAGCCATTATGCACTCTGCACGGGCTTTATGGCTCTGTCGATGATGTTGCCGGGATTGTTTTCCGGTAAACTTGCCGAACTGGTGGGCTACGATTGGTTTTTCGTCATAGTGATGGCATCGTGCGTCTTTCCGTTCCTCGTAGCCTCGCTCTTGAAAATCGACCCTGAATTTGGAAAGAAAGAATAAGTTTTTTCTGCGTTGGGTTCAAAGTTTGGACAGGAGAATTTCGAGGAGACGGGGTAGGGCGTAGTTGTTCAGTTCCGTTTCCTTAATCCAAATGTAATCAGGTGGCAGACTGGGTTTGATGTCAGTTTCGAGCAAATAGAAGTCTGCATATAAAACCTGATGTGTCAAGACGTGTTTTACCTTGTGTGCAATGGCCTTGCTTTCTTCTATGGCTATGTTGCAGGCATCGGTTGTTGGAAATTCCCATAAGCCTTGCCAGATGTCGCCTGCCGCACGTTTGCGAATCGCAATCTCATCGTTACACCTTATATATATAAAGGAGAAGACGCGTTCGCGCTGTTTAATTTTCTTGCTTTTCACAGGCAGCGTGTCGATTTTTTGTTCAGCGTAGGCTGCACAGGTCTCAACAAGAGGACAAACATTGCAGTCCGGGGATGCAGGCGTGCATTGAATAGCCCCGAAATCCATAATGGCCTGATTGAATGTCGCAGGCTTGTCTTTCGCAAGATACTCCTGTGCCATAGCTTTAAATTCCTTTTTCCCCTGAGTGGAGTCTATTGGTGTGTCGATGCCGAAATATCGTGAAATAACTCTGTAAACATTGCCGTCTACTACTGCAACCGGTTCGTTGAAAGCAATGGATGCAATGGCAGCAGCCGTATAGTCGCCTACGCCTTTCAGAGTCTTGATGGTTTCGTAGGTGGTGGGAAAACTGCCTGCCTCTGCGATTTGGCGGGCAGCTTTGTGCAGATTTCTGGCACGTGAGTAATAGCCGAGCCCTTGCCATTCGCGTAAAACCTCATCCTCGGTAGCCGATGCCAGATTCTCTACCGTAGGCCATCGCTTCATAAATCGTTCCCAGTATTCCCATCCTTGTGCGATGCGTGTTTGCTGAAGAATTACTTCGCTCAGCCATATAGCATAAGGGTTCGTGGTTTCCCGCCACGGCAGGCTGCGCCCGTTCAGTTCATACCATTTTAATAAAGCATTGGTA
The Prevotella sp. HUN102 genome window above contains:
- the mutY gene encoding A/G-specific adenine glycosylase; this encodes MNFTNALLKWYELNGRSLPWRETTNPYAIWLSEVILQQTRIAQGWEYWERFMKRWPTVENLASATEDEVLREWQGLGYYSRARNLHKAARQIAEAGSFPTTYETIKTLKGVGDYTAAAIASIAFNEPVAVVDGNVYRVISRYFGIDTPIDSTQGKKEFKAMAQEYLAKDKPATFNQAIMDFGAIQCTPASPDCNVCPLVETCAAYAEQKIDTLPVKSKKIKQRERVFSFIYIRCNDEIAIRKRAAGDIWQGLWEFPTTDACNIAIEESKAIAHKVKHVLTHQVLYADFYLLETDIKPSLPPDYIWIKETELNNYALPRLLEILLSKL
- a CDS encoding MFS transporter, which gives rise to MNPNRKISPWAWVPSLYFAEGLPYVAVTLLSIQIYMQLGLSDAEITFYTSWFYLPWVIKPLWSPFLDLVKTKRWWITAMQLLLGAAFGGVAFVIDTDWWLQGSICFFWLLAFSSATHDVGADGFYMLGLAEREQAFFVGIRSTFYRVSMVVGKGGLIALAGLLQKSMDVQLSWALIFYGLTAFFIGLSLYHKFVLPKPSEDAEHYKLTAGELLREFGATFASFFLKKQIWVAIAFLLLYRLPEALLTPVSPLFLQGKRTDGGLALSLEEFGIVNGTVGVLGLLLGGILGGIVASRGGLKKWLWPMTVAITLPNIAYVYLAFEIPESIWAISTAVFIENFGYGFGFSAYMLFMIYFSQGEHKTSHYALCTGFMALSMMLPGLFSGKLAELVGYDWFFVIVMASCVFPFLVASLLKIDPEFGKKE